GTTAAAAAAGGCTATGCATATGAAAAGCTGCGCTCTTTGTATTTTGATATCTCCAGATTTTCGGATTATGGGAAATTATCGGGAATTGATTTAAATAAAATAAGAATAGGCGCAACCGTTGATCTTGATGAATATGAAAAGGATAATCCGAGAGATTTTACCCTTATGAAAAGAGCAAAACTTTCTGAGCTTAGACGGGGCATTTATACTGCAACAGACTGGGGGAATGTCAGACCATCCTGGCATATCCAGTGCGCTGCAATTGCAATGAAATACCTTGGCGAAAGTTTTGATATTCATACAAGCAGCAGGGAACTCATATTTCCGCATCATGAGAATGAAATTGCCATTTCAAAGGCCTTGACAGGAAAACCTCTTGCGAAATTCTGGATGCACTGCGACAGGGTGCTTGTTGACGGGAAAAAGGTTGATGAATCAAAAGAGCGGCTTTGTGTTTCAGATCTTGCAGATATGGGCTATACGGGCAGAGAAATAAGATTCTGGCTGATTTCAACTCACTACAGAAAGCCCATTGTTTTTTCAAGCGAACGGCTTGAAGATGCAAGGAAATCACTGAAAAGACTGGACACATGTGTTCGTGCTTTGCTTGATATCAAAACAGGAGAGCTATATCCTGAAATTGATCAGCTTCTTTATGATATTAAAAGCGGGTTTGCGGGTGCAATGGACGATGATCTTAATATATCTGCCGCGCTATCTTCCATATTCAAGGTTATAAGAAAGATAAATGTTCTTACTAAAGATAAAAACATAGACGAAACCGGCGCAAAAAAAATTCTGGACACATTTAAAGATATTGATTCTGTGCTTAATATTTTTGATTTTGGATACTGCTTTCTTGATCCGGAAGTAAAACGTCTTATAGAGGATCGTGATAAGGCAAGAAAAGAAAAAAAATGGGATGTTGCAGACGATATCCGCAAAAAACTGGAATCAATGGGAGTTGCAATAAGAGACCGGAAAACCAGATAAAAGTTTTTAACAAGGACTACAATGAAACCTCTTTATTTTCCATTTACATATATCAATGATGCTAAAGCAGCAAATATGCGCGCCTGTTTTAAACAGATAACCGTTTATCAACCAGGTTTTTTGAACCTTTCTGAAAACATGCAAAAACTTTCCGATGAAGGTCTTCTTGATATCCGGGTTCCCGGCAAAGGGGATGAGGCAAAGCTTAAAGCTCTTTTAAATGAATACAAAGCATGGGCAGAACTTCATCAAAAAAGCGATATGGCTTTTTTAAACGCAACGGAAGAAAAACATCCTTTTTTTGATGAAACATTTCCATCACAGCTTGCTTCGCAGATTAAAAAAAATATGGGTGGGAACCAAGAGAAATTAAAAACCGATTTCCTCTTTAATTCAAGATTGTTTCTTGGCATAGCTCAGGAATATGACCAGCAGCAGGAGGCAATAATAAACAACCTGGCTTCTGTAAGCGAAATGGAGAAAAAGCTTCTAGCAGATTTAACCGATGAAGATGAAAATATATTCAGTAATAGTGTCGGAGCTTTTTTTAAAACAGGCCATGAACCGCAAATATACAAGATAAAAGAAAGACTTGAGGCATGGATATATCTTTTAATAAATGATAAGGAAAAACCGTGTTTTTTTATTACAGAAAGCAAAGATACAATTGATTTTATTATAGAAACAAATCCTGATTTTGAAAAAGTTATTGATTTGCAGAAAATTCCTGTATGCTTTGTCCCGGATATTATGGATAACTGGCAAATTATGCTTGCCAAACAGGTAGAAGGTTTGTTATCGGATAAAAACTTCAAAGTGAGCAAAGATATTAATAATATCCCTGCTGTTAATAAGACCGAAAGAAACGTATCTTTGAAGATTTTCAGGATAAGCAATAAATCCCGGTACGAATTTTTCCAAAATATCCTTGCCAAAGATATTGATGTTATACAAAATGACGATAAAATTAATAAATGCATATTAATTGGCATTGTTGAATAATCCCGTTTATCTTTATGATATAACATCAAATAAATTCTATCCCCCGTTTATTTTTTTTTATTCAAAAAAAAGAAGAAGAAGGCTTGACTCATATTATCAATTGGTATATGGACTTTGCCCAATACTATAAAAAATAGCTGAGCAAACTATTTATTGTTCAATATAGAAAGGAGAAAATAAAATGGCTTTTAATCCTATCGTAGATGAAGACAAATGTCAGGGTTGTGCTGAATGTGTTGATGTATGCCCGGTTGAAGTTTTTGAAATCCAAGATGAGAAATCCGTAGCGGTTAATGCGGAAGAATGTCTCGGTTGCGAAAGCTGTGTAGAAGTTTGTGAACCAGGCGCAATTACAATTGAAGAAACATAATTATTAAAGCCCCCGGTTTATATACCGTTTTAAAAGCCGGGGGACTTTGATTTTATTCTTTATACTCCAATCGTAATAATTTTGTAAAAAGATCGGGCTGTCGAAGAGTTTGCTGAAATATACGTATTAATATTGCAATAAATTTTATATATTCAACATGGCAGTTATTGTGCTTCTTGACTTTTTAAGAAGCTGTAGAGAAACAAACACTTTTTTTTTGAGCAGCATGTCTTGATTTGTATTGGTGTCTTCAATTTACATCTGCTCAATTTGTGATCTGATTTTTGCTAATCAGATTCAAAAGGGGGTTTTTGTCTTTTCCAATATAGCGTTATCTTACTTTCCATTCAGATTAATAATCACCTATAAATAATGTTATCTTTAGACACTGTTATATATCCGGAGACAGCTCTCGTATCACAGAAGCTGTATAAATCACCTGTAAATGATATTAAAAGCGAGCTTGAATCCGCCTTTTCCACTATATCTTTTTCCGGTAAAATCAAACCGGGAGAAACTGTTGCTGTTGCTGTGGGCAGCAGGGGAATAGATAAAATAGATTCAGTTGTTTATAGCTGTGCAAGATTTCTTGAAAATCTTGGATTAAAGCCTTTTATAATTCCGGCTATGGGAAGTCATGGCGGGGCAAATGCCGAAGGCCAGAAAAATATACTTGAAAAACTAAAAATAAGTGAAGGCGCAATTGGAATTCCGGTTTGTCCGGACATGGAAACAGATAGCATCGGCAAACTATCTTGTGGTTTAGATATCAATTTTTCAAAAAAAGCACTTTCAGCCAATCATATTGTTATAATCAACAGAATTAAACCTCATACAAAATTTACGGCTGATATTGAAAGCGGGCTTTGTAAAATGCTTGCCATAGGGCTTGGAAAAGAAAAAGGTGCGTCGGCTTTTCACAATTTTGCTGTACAACACGGCTTTGGTATTATTGAAGAAACTGCCGATTATATTATTAACAAACTAAATATCTTGTTTGGAATCGCTCTTATAGAAGACGGTTATGGTAACCTTTCAAAGATTGAGGTGATACAACCCCACAATATTATTAGTCGCGAAAAAGAGCTTTTAATACAGGCAAGAAATATGATGGGAAGTATTGCCTTTGATTTTCTTGATCTTCTGATCATTGATTTTTTCGGAAAGGATATAAGCGGCATAGGCATGGATTCCAATATCACAGGAAGGCACAGAGATATTGTCGGAGATTTTTATACTTCTCCTCATGCAAAGCGAATTTTTGTAAGAGATTTCTCTCCCGGTTCTGATGGAAACGGTAATGGAATAGGACTTGCCGATATAACTACTACCCGCCTTGTAAACAGCCTTGATATGAATAAAACATACACCAATGCCATAGCGGCCATTTCCCCGGAAAAAGCTGCTATCCCGATTCATTTCGGCACAGACCGCAAATGCCTTGAGGTTTGTGCAAAAACACTCGGCCTTGAATCATTGCAAGATTGCCGCATTGTAAGAATAAGAGATACCAAACACCTTGATCTGATACAGGTTTCAAAAGCTCTTGAAGAAGAAATTGAATCAAACCCCGATTTAAAAAGGGTTTCAGATTGGGAGCCGTTTAAATTTGATGGCAACGATAATCTTGTTTCCTTGTCACATTAATTAAGATTACATTGGCAATCTCTATATGATGTTATGTTCTTTGATTTCTTGATATCTATTGGCAAATAAAGAAGTAGAGGCTTTTTTATTTAATAAACAGCCTCATTGTCTCCGGTGAAGATATAAAACCTGCTTTTTCATAAATTGGCTTACCAGCATCACTCGCATTGAGAATAACCCGACGGATTCCATTTTTTTTACAATATTGAATTGCTCTATCAACTATCATCTGCGCACATTTATTCTGCCGATGGCTCTTTTCTGTGTACATGCTATGCAAGTATGCAATGTTATGACTTAAATCGGATGGAACAGGAACAAAACTTAAGACTGTAATGGCTCCACTGGCAATAATCTCATCATCGTTTTTTATAACCCAGGCCTTACAAACTCCTTCCGGAATTTGTTTGATGATTTTATCAGCATATGCAGATTCAAGTTCCTTGGTTTTAGCAATTTCAATTTTGAGACCTTTTTGTTCCCAAATTTCTTCAAACATTTTTCTGTGATGGATTGCCAGAATTTGTATGTCTTCAATACTTGCATCCTGAATAATCATTATCCATGCCTTTGAGCAAGCTTTCCGAACATCACGGCAAGACCCGTGCCGATAGTATATACTGATTCAATTGGAAGATTTTTTTCTACGTTAACATCAAAAAAAAGGTTCAGGGTAGACGGCAGACCCTCTTCCGCTTTCCAGTAGCAAATCAGAAGAGGGACTTTGGGCAATGGATGCAAAACTATCGAAACATCAGATTGATAATGATTTTGAACCTGCTTTCCGTTGAAAACATAGACCAGATCTTTAAAAAACTCAGTATAATTGTCTGCAATTTTTTTTAATGGCTCTTCGCAGCGTTTTACAAAAAAACTATCCCACTCTTTTCCTCTTTCAAGTTCCCGCAAAGGAACCCATGTATCACCCGGAGAGACTCCCTGTGCTTTTAGTACGTAATTAAGCACAGGACCTGCAACCCATTGGTTGATATGGATATCTGAAGATAACTGCCCCTGCGAATTCACATAAAAGTCTTTCCCCAAAACCTTGATTATCAATTGGCCTTTGATATATCTGCCTCCGGTGCGGTCTGCAGCCGAAGCCAGATCAATTTCGCTGATTTGCTTTTGAAGCAGGAGTATCCCGTCTTCCTGAGTTTCCGTGGAGGTACCGGATTTTGGGGGTGTGGTACTGCAATACTCTTTGGCAATTTCCGGATCGACCTTTGGACAGTCTCCAAGGTTTTTTTCACCTTTAAACACTGCAATGGCAAAAACCAGACAGGTAGCAAAACCGCATGCCCGGCAGTTGGATTTGTCAAGTAATTTTAATATTTCAATAGTATTTTCAGGGTGTTTCATTTTTTGATATCTCCTTTTATTTAAAAATTCAGGTTGGCCGTGTGATTCTGTGCAAAACCTGCTTATTTATTTGCCTGAGGTCAAAAAGGGAATTTAAACATTGATGTATGAAAGCACAATTAAGCTTTGTTTACATCACCCAAATGGGGGATTTGGTGTAATTTTTTTTAAAAAAAGGCATGGGACACTACAGCAGGATGAATAATTGCCGGGATTTTTGCTTAATGTAGGGAATAAGGAGGAGTTATCAATTTTCATCCATAATGTTATACCGTGTCGCCCAGACGGCAGCCTGGGTCCGGTCATTTACTCCAATCTTATTAAAAATGTGGACCACATGACTTTTTACGGTGTGGGGGCTGATGCCCAGAATCTTTGCTATTTCAGGGTTTGTGTAACCATTGGTTATATATTTAAGCACCTGGATTTCACGCAGGCTTAACGGCGGGATGCCCGTTTTTTCATCCGTATCAAAAAAATCAGCAATGGTACTATTGTTACCGGTATCGTTTTTGATACCATTCTCGTCTATTATTGCATCTCCCGTGTCAGGTATGCCATTTGTTTCATAGTCGGTTTGTTCAATGTGGTGTGCAGGAAAAGCCGGAGAAGATTCTTCCGGCACATCAAAATCGATTGTAATAGTAGAAGCAAGATCGCCTTTGTCGTCAAAAACCGGATATACCTTGCTTATGTTGATGGGCGCAGCAAACTCCATACAATAATCGGGCTTGGTTTCTCCATTACGCAGGGCTGATGCAAACGCCATACATGTGGCATATCCGCATTTTTTACAATTAGTTTTTGGCAGAAGCTTTAAAATGTCGATAACAGAAGGTGGACGGTATCTTCGATAATCGGGTTGTATAAAATATCGTTTGCGATATAGATCATCAATGTAATCCATCAACTGCTTAAAAAAATCAAGGGCTGCCTGTTTGTTTAAAAAAGATGCAGCTATCAGCTCTTTGGGATAAAGACTACATTTAATATCATTAAAATTAAACTGTATGTATTCCGGACGATCATGAAACCTGGCATCGGTCAGGGATGCGTTTATATAGGGGAATATGCTTCTGATGTCGTTTTTCAACTTAAAATAAGCACCCCAGAAGCGAGTTGTCATAACTCCTGATTTTGAAAGAGAGAAATCTATGAAATCCATATTTAAGTTATACTGAAAGTTCTCTTTGATATTATCCAACTTGTTAATTATTCATTTTGTTTTTTTAGGCAGGCAACTATTTAATTTCAAGCGTTTAATTCCATTTTATGTTTTAACGTGATTCCTGAAACCAACACCTGACAATAGATTAAACGAATTTCTTTTATCATCTAATATTGTAGAGTTATCAATACCATAATTGAGATTCTATTGGCAACATATATATGATTCTATTGATATTAGTGTATGTTAAAAATATACAGTTTATTAGAAAGGGCTTTACATAAGGATGGTTTTGAGCTAGAAAAAAGATTTGTATCATTTGATAGAATACAATAAAAGATCAGCCATCATGTAAAATTATAATGGTGTAGCAGAAGGAGAAATAATAATGGACAACATTTCCGGTTGGGACTGGGATATCGGTAAGAAATTAATTGCTGATATCTCAGACTGGAAAAATACATATCAATGGGTGGAAGAACCTTATGTAAGTTCAGATGGTGAAAAAATAGCAGCTGTAATTCAGGTTCCCGATGATGAGGTTTTTACCATGTGCGAAAATGGCGTTGCATGGGAAAATGCTTTCGACAGAATCTGGTATCCAAGATATTCGCCGGATGGCAGACTAACGGCTTTTGTTTCGGATTCCATGGAATGGGCTCTTGCCGTAAACGGGGAAACCGTAGAAGATAAATACGATTTCGCATGGGATACCCGTTTTGGCGATGATGGAAAAAACATAATCTATATGGCGCAGAAAGAGGGAAAATATTTTGCCGTAGTAAACGATGTGCCCTGGGAAAATATTTTTTTAAATTTGACCGGCCTTGCGGTTAGCAATGATGGCAAAAGGGTTGGTGCTGTGGCACAGACTGTTGCCTTTAAAGAAGCTGAAATATTCAAATTCCAGGAAGGTTGTTACGCGGCGGTAGTTGACGGAGTAGTATGGAATAAAAATTTCGTAAATGTATGGGATGTTGTTTTTAGTCCTGATGGCAAAAAGGTTGCTGCAGGAATAAGGACGAGCCTTTATGATTACACAATTGCCATAGATGGAATTGCCTGGGATAAAAGCTTTGCCTCTGTTTGGGAACCGGTGTTTAGCCCGAAAGATGCTTCCGTTTCTGCTCCTGTTCGTTCTTCCGGAAAATGGTTTCTGGCAAAAGACGGGCAAATTTTATGGAATAAACAATTCGAACAACTCTGGCACCATATCTACAGCAAAGATGGAAATAAAATTGCGGCGATTGTTGCTCCTCAGTTCGGCAGGTGGACTATTTCTGTTGATGGAAATACTTGGGATATAACCTTTGCCGATATGGTTACGGATGCCGTTTTCAGCCCTGATGGAAGAAAAGTTGCATGTCTTGGGAAAGACAATAATAAATGGACGGTTGCTGTTGATGGAAATACTTGGGATGAATATGACATGGCCTGGAAACCTGTTTTCAGTCCTGACAGTAATAATGTTGCTGCGAAGGTTGAAAAAAACGGCAGTTATACAATAGTCGTTAACGGCAAACCTTTAAAAGAAGATTTTGCAGCAGTATGGAATCCGGTATTTAGTCCTGACTCAAAAAAGATTTTAATCAGAGCAATAGAATCCGGGAGCAATGAAAATAAATATTTTAGACGTGTTATCCCCGTTAGCGATATTAAGGGTTGAAAGGAAAGTAAGTTATGCATGACATTTATAATTTTGTCAGCGGCCCTATGGTCTGGGCTTCTTTCATTTTATTTGCGGCAGGATGTATTTATAGATTTATCTCCATGGCTTTACTTGCCAGAAAAAAAGATCCTTTTATATACAATTATATGAGCCCGTATCATGCACTTCGTTCTGTCTTTCACTGGTTAACCCCTTTTGGAAGCGAGAGCATGAAAAAACAACCTGTATTTACTACTGTTGCGTTTGCGTTCCATATCTGCATAATTCTTGCTCCTCTTTTTCTTTTTGCTCATATAATTCTTATTAAACAATCGTGGAATATAAGCTGGTGGTTTATATCAGATACTACTGCTGATATTATGACAGTCATTGTCATTGCTTCATGTGTTTATTTTCTCATAAGAAGAATTGTCCGGCCGGAGGTGAAATACCTTACGTCTGCTTCCGATTTTATTATACTTGCTTTGGTTGCAGCACCTTTTATTACAGGCTTCTGGACTTATCACCAGTTTGCAGGATACAATATTATGGGAATCTTACACATCCTGTCCGGAGAAATCATGCTGGTTTCCATACCTTTTACCCGTTTAAGCCATATGCTTTTTTTCCCGATTTCAAGAGGGTATATGGGTTCGGAATTTGGAGCAATACGTAATGCAAAAGACTGGTAAAACTATACAAGACTCTTTCCCAAGGAGACAATATAATGTCTGAAACCGTAATTAATGCCGCCAAAGAAATAACCGATGAAGGAATTGTCGGGGGGGCGGCGAAACTAACTCCTGAAAAAATAGAAAAGGTTATAAACAGTGTATTAAAAGCCGAGGGAGGCGCCCGGCTTAAAACATATGTTGATATCTGTGCTCACTGCGGGCTTTGCAGTGAGGCATGCCATTATTATCTTTCACATGATAAAGATCCGAAATATTCCCCGGCTGGCAAGGTAAAGCAGACCGTATGGGAAATATTAAAGAAAAAGGGTAAGGTTGATGTCGAGTTCATGAAACGCGCATCTGAAATTGCTTCAACCGAATGCAATCTCTGCCGACGTTGTGTAATGTATTGCCCTTTTGGAATTGATATTGCCTACTTGCTTTTAACTGTCAGAAGAATATGCCACAAACTGGGAATTACTCCTCAGTATATACAGGATACCGCACACAGCCATTCAGCTACGGCAAACCAGATGTGGGTTAAAGACGATGAATGGATAGACAGTCTTATGTGGCAGGAAGATGAAGCTCGCGCCGAAATACCCGATTTGCGGATACCGATTGATAAAGAGGGCGCCGATATCTTCTATTCCGTTATCGGCCCGGAACCCAAGTTTCGCGCACAGCTTATATATCAGGCGGCAGTTATAATGCATGCTGCCGGTGTTAACTGGACGATGCCTGCTACTCCTGGATGGGATAACAGCGACATGTGTATGTTTACCGGCGATTTTGAAATGATGGCAAGATTAAAAAAAGTGCATTTTGAATCTGCTGCAAGACTGAAAGTTAAAAAAATTGTAATGGGTGAATGCGGCCATGCTTTCCGCTCGGTCCATGACGTCGGCAACAGGGCGCTTGCATGGAAAATGTCACCCATAGAAGTAGTTCATGCAATTGAATTCTACTACCAGCTTATAAGGGACAAAAAGATTAACATAATCAAAAAATATGAGAAACCGGTTACATTCCATGACCCTTGCAATACAGTTCGCGGAAGAGGCCTTCATGAGATGGGGCGTTTTGTTACAAATGCAACCTGTGAAACACTGATTGAAATGCATCCGAACCGTGAGCACAATTACTGCTGCTGTGCAGGCGGCGGTGTTATAAACTGCGGCCCTCCTTATAAAAAGGCGCGAATAGACGGAGACAAAATTAAAGCAGAGCAATTGGCTGCAGCAAAGGCAAAAGGCGCTCAAACGATTATCGCTCCATGCCATAACTGTCACGGAGGACTTGAAGACATTATTCATCACTACAAGCTTGATATGGATTTGAAATTTCTTGGCGATATTATATATGAAACTATGGAAAAGCCGGAATAATACGCAATATATAATGAGGTATTACTTATGAGAAGGAAGTTTTGGGGACTGTTTTCGATAATTATTTTGTCAATTATCTTTATATATACAGCTGCCTATTCACAGGAAGATATAAAATATGTTCAGGACCCTGCATTTACAAAAAAAATGAGGCCTGATCCGGTTTTTAACCATGATGAACATAACGAAAATGCTGATATTGAAGATTGCAGCACATGCCATCATTTTTATAAAGACAAAGTAAAAGTTGAAGATGAAACATCGGAAGATATGAAGTGTTCCGAATGTCATATTATTGATAAAGATCCCGTACCTCTTGTGAACAAATATCATCAACGCTGCAAAGGATGCCATGAACAGGAAAAAGCCGGTCCGGTAATGTGCAGCGAATGCCATGTTAAACAGGACATTAAGTAAATTTAAACTGATCCTGTAAGAAGAGCTTTAAACAACTGAACCCTTGAATCCCGGGCACCTTTCTCCCAACTAACCGGAGGAAGAAGCAATAACAAATGAATAAATACCGGCTTGAAATAATTGTTTTTCTTACAGGCGCTGTTGTGATGGCGCTTGAGCTTGTCGGATCGAGAATTGTTGCCCCCTATCTCGGAACTTCCATATATGTCTGGACAAGTCTTATAGGAGTTATACTGGCAAGCTTGAGCATAGGTTATTACTGGGGCGGACGACTTGCCGATAAAAAGCTTGGCTACAAGACTTTTTCACTTCTTCTTTTTTTGTGTGCAGTACTTGTCGGAATCATAGCCATTATAAAAACGCCGGTTCTTGATATTATCGGCAGATCAGTACAGGATATCAGGCTTGGAGCTGTTATAGCTTCGACTATACTTTTTGCACCTGCAAGCATTCTGCTTGGTACAGTTTCTCCTTACGCCATA
This window of the Pseudomonadota bacterium genome carries:
- a CDS encoding 4Fe-4S binding protein, whose product is MAFNPIVDEDKCQGCAECVDVCPVEVFEIQDEKSVAVNAEECLGCESCVEVCEPGAITIEET
- a CDS encoding DUF2088 domain-containing protein, which encodes MLSLDTVIYPETALVSQKLYKSPVNDIKSELESAFSTISFSGKIKPGETVAVAVGSRGIDKIDSVVYSCARFLENLGLKPFIIPAMGSHGGANAEGQKNILEKLKISEGAIGIPVCPDMETDSIGKLSCGLDINFSKKALSANHIVIINRIKPHTKFTADIESGLCKMLAIGLGKEKGASAFHNFAVQHGFGIIEETADYIINKLNILFGIALIEDGYGNLSKIEVIQPHNIISREKELLIQARNMMGSIAFDFLDLLIIDFFGKDISGIGMDSNITGRHRDIVGDFYTSPHAKRIFVRDFSPGSDGNGNGIGLADITTTRLVNSLDMNKTYTNAIAAISPEKAAIPIHFGTDRKCLEVCAKTLGLESLQDCRIVRIRDTKHLDLIQVSKALEEEIESNPDLKRVSDWEPFKFDGNDNLVSLSH
- a CDS encoding GNAT family N-acetyltransferase, encoding MFEEIWEQKGLKIEIAKTKELESAYADKIIKQIPEGVCKAWVIKNDDEIIASGAITVLSFVPVPSDLSHNIAYLHSMYTEKSHRQNKCAQMIVDRAIQYCKKNGIRRVILNASDAGKPIYEKAGFISSPETMRLFIK
- a CDS encoding DUF3786 domain-containing protein: MKHPENTIEILKLLDKSNCRACGFATCLVFAIAVFKGEKNLGDCPKVDPEIAKEYCSTTPPKSGTSTETQEDGILLLQKQISEIDLASAADRTGGRYIKGQLIIKVLGKDFYVNSQGQLSSDIHINQWVAGPVLNYVLKAQGVSPGDTWVPLRELERGKEWDSFFVKRCEEPLKKIADNYTEFFKDLVYVFNGKQVQNHYQSDVSIVLHPLPKVPLLICYWKAEEGLPSTLNLFFDVNVEKNLPIESVYTIGTGLAVMFGKLAQRHG
- a CDS encoding helix-turn-helix transcriptional regulator — translated: MAFASALRNGETKPDYCMEFAAPINISKVYPVFDDKGDLASTITIDFDVPEESSPAFPAHHIEQTDYETNGIPDTGDAIIDENGIKNDTGNNSTIADFFDTDEKTGIPPLSLREIQVLKYITNGYTNPEIAKILGISPHTVKSHVVHIFNKIGVNDRTQAAVWATRYNIMDEN
- a CDS encoding WD40 repeat domain-containing protein; the protein is MDNISGWDWDIGKKLIADISDWKNTYQWVEEPYVSSDGEKIAAVIQVPDDEVFTMCENGVAWENAFDRIWYPRYSPDGRLTAFVSDSMEWALAVNGETVEDKYDFAWDTRFGDDGKNIIYMAQKEGKYFAVVNDVPWENIFLNLTGLAVSNDGKRVGAVAQTVAFKEAEIFKFQEGCYAAVVDGVVWNKNFVNVWDVVFSPDGKKVAAGIRTSLYDYTIAIDGIAWDKSFASVWEPVFSPKDASVSAPVRSSGKWFLAKDGQILWNKQFEQLWHHIYSKDGNKIAAIVAPQFGRWTISVDGNTWDITFADMVTDAVFSPDGRKVACLGKDNNKWTVAVDGNTWDEYDMAWKPVFSPDSNNVAAKVEKNGSYTIVVNGKPLKEDFAAVWNPVFSPDSKKILIRAIESGSNENKYFRRVIPVSDIKG
- a CDS encoding respiratory nitrate reductase subunit gamma, which encodes MHDIYNFVSGPMVWASFILFAAGCIYRFISMALLARKKDPFIYNYMSPYHALRSVFHWLTPFGSESMKKQPVFTTVAFAFHICIILAPLFLFAHIILIKQSWNISWWFISDTTADIMTVIVIASCVYFLIRRIVRPEVKYLTSASDFIILALVAAPFITGFWTYHQFAGYNIMGILHILSGEIMLVSIPFTRLSHMLFFPISRGYMGSEFGAIRNAKDW
- a CDS encoding (Fe-S)-binding protein, producing the protein MSETVINAAKEITDEGIVGGAAKLTPEKIEKVINSVLKAEGGARLKTYVDICAHCGLCSEACHYYLSHDKDPKYSPAGKVKQTVWEILKKKGKVDVEFMKRASEIASTECNLCRRCVMYCPFGIDIAYLLLTVRRICHKLGITPQYIQDTAHSHSATANQMWVKDDEWIDSLMWQEDEARAEIPDLRIPIDKEGADIFYSVIGPEPKFRAQLIYQAAVIMHAAGVNWTMPATPGWDNSDMCMFTGDFEMMARLKKVHFESAARLKVKKIVMGECGHAFRSVHDVGNRALAWKMSPIEVVHAIEFYYQLIRDKKINIIKKYEKPVTFHDPCNTVRGRGLHEMGRFVTNATCETLIEMHPNREHNYCCCAGGGVINCGPPYKKARIDGDKIKAEQLAAAKAKGAQTIIAPCHNCHGGLEDIIHHYKLDMDLKFLGDIIYETMEKPE
- a CDS encoding cytochrome c family protein — translated: MRRKFWGLFSIIILSIIFIYTAAYSQEDIKYVQDPAFTKKMRPDPVFNHDEHNENADIEDCSTCHHFYKDKVKVEDETSEDMKCSECHIIDKDPVPLVNKYHQRCKGCHEQEKAGPVMCSECHVKQDIK